One Chryseobacterium indoltheticum DNA segment encodes these proteins:
- a CDS encoding ankyrin repeat domain-containing protein: MKKIITTTLLFGIAIFSNGLFAQELSNEKMKVFQTDKIEDIKKVFKKEDFIKCFDIKGVSYNMFSLSARYERVNVINYLLANKISVNKSCSDVTPLMYAAMYGYTDTVKLFLKNGAKKETKDSNGKTAKDHALENNHPETAAIL; the protein is encoded by the coding sequence ATGAAAAAAATAATTACTACCACTTTGCTTTTTGGAATTGCTATCTTTAGTAATGGCCTGTTTGCGCAAGAACTTTCTAATGAAAAAATGAAAGTTTTCCAGACAGATAAAATAGAAGATATAAAAAAGGTTTTCAAGAAAGAAGACTTTATTAAATGTTTTGACATTAAAGGAGTTTCCTATAATATGTTTTCTTTAAGCGCAAGGTATGAAAGAGTAAATGTTATCAACTATTTACTTGCAAACAAAATAAGCGTAAACAAGTCTTGTAGCGACGTTACACCATTAATGTATGCAGCAATGTATGGATACACAGATACCGTAAAACTTTTCTTAAAAAACGGAGCAAAAAAAGAGACAAAAGATAGCAACGGCAAAACAGCTAAAGATCATGCGTTAGAAAACAACCACCCGGAAACGGCTGCTATTCTTTAG
- the aspS gene encoding aspartate--tRNA ligase, which produces MFRSHTNGELSLQHLNEEVTLSGWVQTIRDKGFMIWIDLRDRYGITQLVFDQDRSPAELMENAKKLGREFVIQVTGKVIERVSKNPNIPTGEIEILVEKLEVLNESQLPPFTIEDETDGGEELRMKYRYLDIRRAPVRDKLIFRHKMAQKVRNYLSDEGFIEVETPVLIKSTPEGARDFVVPSRMNPGQFYALPQSPQTFKQLLMVGGMDKYFQIVKCFRDEDLRADRQPEFTQIDCEMAFVEQEDVMNVFEGMTKTLIKDITGQEFGTFPRMTFADAMQKYGNDKPDIRFGMEFVELNDLVKGKDFKIFDDAELVVGINVEGCADYTRKQIDELVDWVKRPQIGASGMIWAKFQNDGVKTSSVNKFYNEEDLAKIIEKFGAKEGDLMLILSGNEHKVRTQLSALRMELGNRLGLRKGDVFAPLWVVDFPLLEFDEESGRYHAMHHPFTSPKPEDIHLLETAPGKARANAYDMVLNGNEIGGGSIRIFDKDLQSRMFDLLGFSKEEAEAQFGFLMNAFKYGAPPHGGLAFGFDRLVAILDGNEVIRDYIAFPKNNSGRDVMIDAPAAIADEQLDELELQLNLKA; this is translated from the coding sequence ATGTTTCGATCGCACACCAACGGAGAATTATCTCTTCAACATCTTAATGAAGAAGTTACACTTTCAGGATGGGTACAAACCATTCGTGATAAAGGATTTATGATTTGGATAGATCTTCGGGATCGTTACGGAATTACTCAGTTAGTTTTCGACCAGGATCGTTCTCCAGCGGAATTGATGGAAAATGCCAAGAAGTTGGGACGTGAGTTCGTAATTCAGGTGACAGGAAAAGTTATCGAAAGAGTAAGCAAAAACCCGAATATTCCGACTGGAGAAATTGAAATTTTAGTTGAAAAATTAGAAGTTCTTAATGAGTCTCAACTTCCGCCTTTCACGATTGAAGACGAAACAGACGGTGGTGAAGAATTAAGAATGAAATACCGTTACCTGGATATCAGAAGAGCTCCGGTAAGAGATAAACTGATCTTCCGTCACAAAATGGCGCAAAAGGTTAGAAATTATCTTTCAGACGAAGGGTTTATTGAAGTTGAAACTCCGGTTTTAATCAAATCGACTCCGGAAGGAGCGAGAGACTTCGTTGTCCCGAGCAGAATGAATCCGGGACAATTTTACGCATTACCACAGTCTCCACAGACTTTCAAACAATTGTTGATGGTTGGTGGAATGGATAAATATTTCCAGATTGTTAAATGTTTCCGTGATGAAGATTTAAGAGCCGACAGACAACCGGAATTCACACAAATCGACTGCGAAATGGCTTTCGTGGAGCAGGAAGACGTGATGAATGTGTTTGAAGGAATGACTAAAACGTTGATCAAAGATATTACCGGTCAGGAATTCGGAACGTTCCCAAGAATGACATTCGCGGATGCAATGCAGAAATACGGAAACGACAAACCGGATATCCGTTTCGGAATGGAATTCGTAGAGTTGAATGATTTAGTAAAAGGAAAAGATTTTAAAATATTTGATGATGCAGAATTGGTTGTCGGGATTAATGTTGAAGGTTGCGCAGATTATACAAGAAAACAGATCGACGAGCTTGTTGATTGGGTGAAAAGACCTCAAATCGGAGCTTCAGGAATGATTTGGGCTAAATTCCAGAATGATGGCGTGAAAACTTCTTCTGTGAATAAATTCTACAACGAGGAAGATTTAGCTAAAATCATCGAGAAATTCGGAGCGAAAGAAGGAGATTTAATGTTAATTCTTTCAGGAAACGAGCACAAAGTAAGAACTCAGCTCTCCGCCTTGAGAATGGAACTCGGAAACCGTTTGGGATTAAGAAAAGGAGATGTTTTCGCACCACTTTGGGTTGTTGATTTCCCGTTATTGGAATTTGACGAAGAAAGCGGACGTTACCATGCAATGCATCACCCTTTTACCTCTCCAAAGCCGGAAGACATTCATTTATTGGAAACCGCTCCGGGGAAAGCAAGAGCCAATGCTTACGACATGGTTTTGAACGGAAACGAAATTGGTGGAGGTTCTATCAGAATTTTTGATAAAGATTTACAGTCAAGAATGTTTGATTTATTAGGATTCTCAAAAGAAGAAGCAGAAGCTCAGTTCGGATTCTTAATGAATGCCTTCAAATACGGCGCTCCGCCTCACGGTGGTTTGGCTTTCGGATTTGACCGTTTGGTAGCTATTCTTGACGGAAACGAGGTGATCAGAGATTATATCGCTTTCCCTAAGAATAATTCAGGGCGAGATGTGATGATCGATGCACCGGCCGCAATTGCTGATGAACAACTCGATGAATTGGAATTACAATTAAATTTAAAAGCATAA
- a CDS encoding helix-turn-helix domain-containing protein, protein MPIIINVDVMLAKRKMQSQELAEKIGITQANLSILKTGKAKALRLSTLESICKILDCQPGDLLEYVKD, encoded by the coding sequence ATGCCGATCATCATTAATGTTGACGTCATGTTGGCGAAAAGAAAAATGCAATCTCAGGAACTTGCAGAAAAAATAGGAATCACGCAGGCAAATCTTTCCATTTTAAAAACCGGAAAAGCAAAAGCCTTGAGGTTATCAACACTAGAATCAATTTGTAAAATTCTCGATTGCCAACCTGGAGACCTTTTGGAATATGTAAAAGATTAA
- a CDS encoding DUF2480 family protein, whose product MSEEFEIKNKVAASGLINFDLTDLVPKGARKGIDLKDFLFMEMILKEKDFREKVAAIDTEEYKDAYVYIYNSADAIVPLWAYFLLTAKLTDATKKIVFGSAENLEIVLMHDAIKNYDFSEMNGKRVLVKGCTDKAIPENAYVELVENLKPIVKSLMFGEACSNVPIVKN is encoded by the coding sequence ATGTCAGAAGAATTTGAAATAAAAAATAAAGTAGCCGCAAGCGGACTGATCAACTTTGACCTTACTGATCTTGTTCCCAAAGGTGCAAGAAAAGGGATTGATCTGAAAGATTTTCTTTTTATGGAAATGATTTTAAAAGAAAAAGATTTCCGTGAAAAAGTAGCAGCAATCGACACTGAAGAATACAAAGATGCTTACGTTTACATCTACAATTCGGCAGATGCTATTGTTCCGCTTTGGGCTTATTTTCTATTAACCGCTAAACTTACAGATGCTACAAAGAAAATAGTTTTCGGAAGTGCTGAAAATTTAGAAATCGTTTTAATGCATGACGCCATCAAAAACTATGATTTTTCTGAGATGAACGGAAAAAGAGTTTTGGTGAAAGGCTGCACAGACAAAGCAATTCCGGAAAATGCGTATGTAGAATTGGTCGAAAATCTAAAGCCGATTGTAAAATCTCTAATGTTTGGTGAAGCTTGCTCGAATGTACCGATTGTTAAAAATTAA
- a CDS encoding protein O-mannosyl-transferase family: protein MNNKKLIPFFLFLFFLIIYYFSSFSKVSFGDGIGFLLDVEKESFTDQATPLSHFLYLNTAIFLTKYCNVDSIMTMRLMSIVPAALSITLIYIFIKEFISENWIAISCSIVLGLSFTFWRSASTIEVYTFNAIWIIFFLIFSVKSLKSPSLKNLLLTGIFLGVSMWVHIQNIMLIPAYIVLIYQLRNSRKNIFISASSFALIFSSMFLVNYLADIHIKYTFLTGTGTWIEDTFKQSFSELLKDILKSLLYLLYNFNIFLIFIPWGIREIYKNHRNMFPFVVISFLFTFGFATFYAVSDNYVFFIPSYFIVILIISLGIKSLNMKYNLKRLQFVTFLIPLFYIGSHRIASSLEATKAFQQEKVYKGGLSYYMLPWLHNNVGCIEFTLDNKQTNDNVEELRKQCLEFVELREKYQNRDEIMKL from the coding sequence ATGAATAATAAAAAACTTATTCCGTTTTTTCTATTCTTATTTTTCTTAATTATTTACTATTTTTCAAGTTTTTCGAAAGTTTCTTTTGGGGATGGAATTGGTTTTCTTTTAGATGTTGAAAAAGAATCATTTACAGACCAAGCAACTCCATTGTCTCACTTTCTCTACCTAAATACTGCAATTTTTTTGACTAAATATTGTAATGTAGACAGCATTATGACAATGAGGTTGATGTCTATTGTTCCTGCCGCTCTAAGTATTACATTAATCTATATTTTTATCAAAGAATTTATTTCAGAAAACTGGATTGCAATAAGTTGCAGCATTGTTCTTGGACTAAGTTTCACATTTTGGCGAAGCGCTTCTACTATTGAAGTTTATACGTTCAATGCAATTTGGATTATCTTCTTTTTAATATTTTCAGTCAAATCATTAAAATCGCCATCTCTAAAAAATTTACTTTTGACAGGCATTTTTTTAGGAGTAAGTATGTGGGTTCACATCCAAAACATTATGCTAATTCCTGCTTATATTGTACTTATCTATCAGCTTAGAAATTCCAGAAAGAATATTTTTATTTCAGCGTCTTCATTTGCATTGATTTTTAGTTCAATGTTCCTCGTTAATTATTTAGCTGATATTCATATAAAGTACACATTTCTTACCGGAACTGGTACCTGGATAGAAGATACTTTCAAGCAAAGCTTTTCAGAATTACTAAAAGATATTTTAAAATCTCTGCTGTATTTACTTTATAACTTCAATATTTTTTTGATTTTTATCCCTTGGGGAATACGTGAGATTTACAAAAATCATAGAAATATGTTCCCTTTCGTAGTAATTTCTTTTTTATTTACTTTTGGCTTTGCAACATTTTATGCAGTATCAGATAATTATGTTTTTTTCATACCGAGTTACTTTATTGTTATCCTCATCATTAGCCTTGGAATAAAATCACTGAACATGAAATATAATTTGAAAAGATTACAATTTGTAACTTTTCTCATTCCTTTATTTTATATAGGATCTCACAGAATAGCTTCCTCATTAGAAGCCACAAAAGCATTCCAGCAAGAAAAAGTATATAAAGGCGGACTTAGTTATTATATGCTACCTTGGTTGCACAATAATGTAGGGTGCATAGAATTTACCCTTGATAATAAACAAACTAATGATAATGTTGAAGAATTGAGAAAACAGTGCTTAGAATTCGTTGAACTCAGAGAAAAATATCAAAATAGAGACGAAATAATGAAATTATAA
- a CDS encoding ComEC/Rec2 family competence protein, which yields MILNKQPLLIVVLCFILGIFFQDKFFLKQNSIIVILFFSAIIFGFFFLKSQLLFKIRNLLLMIFFFGLGVSFHFYNISDIRKINLKTNETVIFKISKKLNSNLKFKKYEASIVVGNKVFDAIVNVEKAKNELDFNHYYKAKAYLAQPKSPEYDFQFDYSKYLKRKNIFYQCYINGEISSGERSDLSFTEKIKQKRLETLQKISNSEMSFRSREFLKGIILADRTEIDSETVQDFNRSGLVHFLAISGTHIVVIFGMFYFLMMRFSSVSLKKYAIVISLLFIWIFAVFIGFGNSVVRSCIMISVYFIYVLLQRKPDLLHSMALSAFIILMIDTQQIFDVGFQLSFIAVLGIYWLNQPILKYLPRQNNFFKKLIYNTISISVAAQLATLPLVLYYFHQFSLISIVANFIIVPFSELIIIFSFFMTALIGFNVDIGTINLIYDFIINILLKVIHWFADFDAIFFENIPLNLAEVFVLFGIIYFLKFMLDKINFRTVSNVILAVAVFFIVRVSFNIIENQEDEFLVHHYKKENIISMKKGNRVIFWMKSSDDKDKIQQYIINPYVSSRRIKNLEIKNFPASAKMVRFKGEIYELK from the coding sequence ATGATTTTGAACAAGCAACCTCTTTTGATTGTTGTACTCTGTTTTATTCTTGGAATTTTCTTTCAGGATAAATTCTTTCTTAAACAAAATTCAATCATTGTAATTCTGTTTTTCTCTGCCATTATTTTTGGATTTTTTTTCCTGAAAAGCCAGCTTTTATTTAAAATCCGGAATTTACTTTTGATGATTTTCTTTTTCGGATTGGGAGTTTCTTTTCATTTTTATAATATTTCAGATATTAGAAAAATTAATCTGAAAACAAATGAAACTGTCATTTTTAAAATTTCTAAAAAATTAAATTCTAATCTGAAATTCAAAAAGTATGAAGCATCGATTGTTGTTGGAAATAAGGTGTTTGATGCAATCGTTAATGTTGAAAAAGCCAAAAACGAATTAGATTTTAATCATTATTATAAAGCTAAAGCATATTTGGCTCAGCCAAAGTCTCCGGAATACGATTTTCAGTTTGATTATTCAAAATATTTAAAGCGAAAAAATATTTTCTATCAATGCTATATTAACGGAGAAATTTCTTCTGGTGAAAGAAGCGATTTGAGTTTTACAGAAAAAATCAAGCAAAAACGGTTAGAAACTTTGCAGAAAATTAGTAATTCTGAAATGTCTTTTCGCAGCCGTGAATTTTTAAAAGGAATAATTTTGGCAGACCGCACAGAAATAGATTCTGAAACCGTTCAGGATTTTAACCGTTCGGGTTTGGTGCATTTTCTTGCCATTTCGGGGACACATATTGTTGTGATTTTCGGGATGTTTTATTTTCTGATGATGAGATTTTCATCTGTAAGTCTCAAAAAATATGCAATCGTCATCAGTTTACTATTCATCTGGATTTTTGCAGTTTTCATCGGATTTGGTAATTCTGTGGTGCGATCCTGCATCATGATTTCTGTGTATTTCATTTATGTGTTGCTTCAGCGGAAACCAGATTTGCTGCATTCGATGGCGCTTTCGGCGTTTATTATTTTGATGATTGATACGCAGCAGATTTTTGATGTAGGTTTTCAGTTAAGCTTTATAGCTGTTTTAGGGATTTATTGGTTGAATCAACCGATTTTAAAATACCTTCCGAGACAGAATAATTTTTTCAAAAAACTTATTTATAATACGATTTCTATATCTGTTGCAGCGCAATTGGCAACTTTGCCTTTGGTTTTGTATTACTTTCACCAATTTTCATTGATTTCAATTGTAGCTAATTTTATAATTGTTCCGTTTTCTGAACTAATTATTATATTTTCTTTTTTTATGACCGCGCTGATTGGTTTTAATGTAGATATTGGAACTATTAATTTGATTTATGATTTTATTATCAATATTTTGTTAAAAGTAATTCATTGGTTTGCAGATTTTGATGCTATTTTCTTTGAAAATATTCCTTTAAATTTAGCTGAGGTTTTTGTGTTGTTTGGAATTATTTATTTTTTGAAATTTATGCTTGATAAAATCAATTTTAGAACGGTTTCAAATGTAATTTTAGCGGTTGCTGTATTTTTTATCGTACGAGTTTCTTTTAATATTATTGAAAACCAGGAAGATGAGTTTTTGGTACATCATTATAAAAAAGAAAATATTATCTCAATGAAAAAAGGGAATCGGGTAATCTTTTGGATGAAATCTTCAGATGATAAAGATAAAATTCAGCAGTATATTATCAATCCTTATGTTTCATCACGAAGGATAAAAAATTTAGAAATAAAAAACTTTCCGGCTTCGGCTAAAATGGTAAGGTTTAAAGGTGAAATTTACGAATTAAAGTAA
- a CDS encoding DUF937 domain-containing protein has translation MSLIDLLTGNTGNQVAEKAETKFGISKNQIIALLAVATPLVISYLRNKSQDNKEAEALNSALEKDHDGSILDDTSQLEARQNEGGSILSHIFGNEKSTVENQLSQNTGISIDKIGPILAMLAPVIMGYIGKEKQQNNVGAGGLGDLLGGILGGAQTQAQQQQSNPLNDILGSVLGGGQSQSSGNPLNDILGSVLGGSGQQKQQQSGGLGDILGGLFGGK, from the coding sequence ATGAGTTTAATCGATTTACTTACAGGAAATACAGGAAACCAGGTTGCAGAAAAAGCTGAAACCAAATTCGGAATCAGCAAAAACCAAATCATCGCACTTTTGGCAGTTGCAACACCTCTTGTAATCTCTTACTTGAGAAATAAATCTCAGGACAATAAAGAAGCAGAAGCTTTAAATAGTGCGTTAGAAAAAGATCACGACGGAAGTATTTTAGATGACACTTCGCAGTTGGAAGCAAGACAAAATGAAGGCGGGTCTATACTTTCTCATATTTTTGGAAATGAAAAAAGTACTGTTGAAAATCAGCTCTCACAAAATACAGGAATCTCTATTGATAAGATCGGACCTATTCTGGCAATGCTTGCTCCAGTAATCATGGGGTATATTGGAAAGGAAAAACAACAGAACAACGTTGGAGCAGGAGGTCTTGGTGATCTTTTAGGAGGAATCTTGGGAGGTGCACAAACTCAGGCTCAACAACAGCAGTCAAATCCATTAAACGATATTCTTGGAAGCGTATTAGGAGGTGGACAATCACAATCTTCAGGAAATCCTTTGAATGATATTTTAGGGAGTGTTCTTGGCGGAAGCGGTCAACAAAAGCAACAACAAAGTGGTGGTTTAGGAGATATTCTGGGCGGACTTTTTGGAGGGAAATAA
- a CDS encoding succinate dehydrogenase cytochrome b subunit translates to MAGLTSSTIGRKYAMALSAMFLLIFLVMHLSVNLLSVFGETAYNNASQFMGYNPLIQFVMQPVLMFAVIFHFVMGFVLEIKNQRARPIGYDKNNGSANSTWSSRNMIISGAVILAFIFLHMYDFWLHEMNYKYVDGLPIEETRFWEDLHGKFADLWRVVLYVISFGLLGLHLAHGFQSSFQSIGARHAKYTPVIRAIGNWYSILIPLGFIFIAIFHYVTQ, encoded by the coding sequence ATGGCAGGTTTAACAAGTTCTACAATAGGTAGAAAATATGCTATGGCACTTTCAGCGATGTTTTTGCTGATTTTCTTAGTAATGCATCTTTCCGTGAATCTATTGTCGGTTTTCGGTGAAACAGCTTATAACAATGCATCGCAGTTTATGGGGTACAATCCTCTTATTCAATTCGTTATGCAACCTGTGTTAATGTTTGCTGTAATTTTCCATTTTGTGATGGGATTTGTTTTGGAAATCAAAAACCAAAGAGCGAGACCAATCGGTTATGATAAAAATAACGGTTCTGCAAATTCTACATGGTCATCTCGTAACATGATTATTTCGGGAGCTGTGATTTTGGCATTCATCTTTTTACACATGTATGATTTCTGGCTTCACGAGATGAACTATAAATATGTGGATGGTCTTCCAATTGAAGAAACTCGTTTCTGGGAAGATTTGCACGGTAAGTTTGCTGATTTGTGGAGAGTAGTGCTTTATGTAATTTCATTCGGATTATTGGGTCTGCATTTGGCACACGGTTTCCAGTCTTCATTTCAGTCTATCGGAGCAAGACATGCAAAGTATACTCCGGTTATCAGAGCTATTGGAAACTGGTATTCGATCCTTATTCCGCTTGGCTTTATTTTTATTGCAATTTTTCATTACGTAACTCAATAA
- the lpxB gene encoding lipid-A-disaccharide synthase, which yields MKYYIIAGEASGDLHGSNLMKALKEKDSNAEFRFWGGDLMKKQGGTLVKHYRDLAFMGFLEVAMNLRTILNNIKICKEDIKNNQPDVLILVDYPGFNLRIAKFAKELGIKVVYYISPQLWAWKEGRVEIIKKYVDEMMVILPFEEDFYHKHGVKSHFVGHPLLDAISTLQDISVDDFKTENGLNEKEIIALLPGSRKQEVEKMLEIMLSVRPHFNNYQFVIAGAPSLEKEFYQKYVDENVHFVSNKTYDLLRCSKAALVTSGTATLETALLNIPEVVCYRGSKISYAIAKRLVKNIKYISLVNLIMDREVVKELIQSELNTKNLVKELNFIIKGEKRSEMLQDFKLLREKLGGKGASKNAADVILRNNFINQHF from the coding sequence ATGAAATATTATATCATCGCAGGTGAAGCATCCGGAGATTTACACGGAAGCAATTTAATGAAAGCTTTAAAAGAAAAAGATTCCAACGCAGAATTTAGATTTTGGGGTGGAGATCTTATGAAGAAACAGGGCGGTACTTTGGTGAAGCACTATCGAGATTTAGCTTTTATGGGCTTTTTGGAAGTTGCGATGAATCTCAGAACGATTTTAAATAATATTAAAATCTGCAAAGAAGATATTAAAAACAATCAGCCGGATGTTTTGATTTTGGTTGATTATCCCGGTTTCAATTTGCGAATCGCAAAATTTGCAAAAGAATTGGGCATAAAAGTAGTCTATTATATTTCTCCTCAACTTTGGGCTTGGAAAGAAGGTCGTGTTGAAATCATTAAAAAATATGTTGATGAAATGATGGTGATCTTACCTTTCGAGGAAGATTTTTATCACAAGCATGGTGTAAAATCTCACTTTGTAGGACATCCTTTGTTGGATGCAATTTCTACACTTCAGGATATTTCTGTTGATGATTTTAAAACTGAAAATGGTTTAAATGAAAAAGAAATCATTGCACTTTTGCCAGGTTCCAGAAAACAGGAGGTGGAAAAAATGTTGGAAATCATGCTTTCTGTTCGCCCACATTTTAATAATTATCAATTTGTAATTGCAGGTGCGCCAAGTCTTGAAAAGGAATTTTACCAAAAATATGTTGATGAAAATGTGCATTTTGTTTCCAACAAAACTTATGATTTGTTGAGGTGCTCAAAAGCTGCTTTGGTAACTTCGGGAACAGCAACTTTAGAAACTGCTTTGTTGAATATTCCGGAAGTGGTTTGTTACCGCGGAAGCAAGATTTCTTACGCTATTGCCAAAAGATTGGTGAAAAATATCAAATATATTTCTTTGGTGAATTTAATTATGGATCGGGAAGTGGTGAAAGAATTAATTCAAAGCGAACTCAATACTAAAAATCTAGTCAAAGAACTGAATTTCATTATTAAAGGTGAAAAAAGAAGTGAAATGCTTCAGGATTTTAAATTGCTCAGAGAAAAATTGGGTGGAAAAGGTGCAAGTAAAAATGCTGCTGATGTAATTTTGAGAAATAATTTTATTAATCAACACTTTTGA
- a CDS encoding DUF2975 domain-containing protein: protein MKIIGKNSLSQYISWLLYIVFVYSILLLIYVIIGFTLGICKIKTANTFLYSFYEIWKDYTSPRYYFRFYYPFTNFELAANSIKFQSIFLILLGLIFNVLFYYYCFKAFQSISNEKIFNNKTVKWLNRFAILNLVILLISPLFFLFLFEKFPYQLIPMYLKNILQIVFVYFVIVFLKKGLDLQTENELTI, encoded by the coding sequence ATGAAAATCATCGGTAAAAATTCTCTTTCTCAATACATCAGTTGGCTATTGTATATAGTTTTTGTTTACAGTATTCTCTTACTCATTTATGTAATTATTGGTTTTACACTTGGCATTTGTAAAATTAAAACAGCGAACACATTCTTATATTCTTTTTATGAAATTTGGAAAGACTATACCAGTCCCAGATATTATTTTAGATTCTATTATCCATTCACAAATTTTGAACTAGCCGCTAACTCAATTAAATTTCAGAGTATCTTTCTTATTTTATTAGGTCTTATATTCAATGTATTATTCTATTATTATTGTTTCAAAGCATTTCAAAGTATTAGTAACGAAAAGATATTTAATAACAAAACCGTCAAATGGCTAAATCGTTTTGCAATACTAAATCTTGTCATTTTATTAATTTCACCTTTGTTTTTTCTATTTCTTTTTGAAAAATTTCCATACCAACTCATTCCAATGTATTTAAAAAATATTTTACAGATCGTATTTGTATACTTTGTTATTGTATTTTTAAAAAAGGGATTAGACTTACAAACTGAAAACGAACTAACCATATAA